One Marinibacterium anthonyi genomic region harbors:
- the ttgG gene encoding Toluene efflux pump periplasmic linker protein TtgG precursor: MRLIPTLTALVVMVALYFLVLERDRLLAFARGNDPVVATASDPSATSPASPQTPDAADTVAQAPAGMGVVVRHSVAQPVDSAVVLRGETRAMREVEVPAETSAVVMSEPLRKGARVEKGQELCVLDPGTRFVTLADAKAQLSLAKSRVPESQARQAEAEAALEEARIDLNAADKLSQGGYASDVRLAGSRAALRSAEAAVAAADAGLESARTGIESAEAQVSFAQKDIERLSITAPFAGHLESDTAEIGSFLAAGGICATVIQLNPMKLVGYVPETQVGRVEMGAIATAQLADGGTAQGQVTFISRSADPVTRTFAVEIQVANDDLAIRDGQTAAIAIASEGTRAHRLPQSALTLNNDGRLGVRVVDGDSVVRFQPVKVLRDDIDGIWVTGPDDEADVIVVGQDFVTAGLKVAVTHEEDLP, translated from the coding sequence ATGCGACTGATCCCCACACTGACGGCCCTGGTGGTCATGGTGGCGCTTTATTTCCTGGTCCTGGAACGCGACCGCCTGCTGGCCTTTGCCCGGGGCAACGACCCGGTGGTGGCAACGGCGTCGGATCCTTCCGCGACATCCCCCGCATCCCCCCAGACACCTGATGCGGCCGACACGGTGGCGCAGGCCCCCGCCGGAATGGGCGTGGTGGTGCGCCATTCGGTTGCCCAGCCGGTCGACAGCGCCGTGGTTCTGCGCGGCGAAACCCGCGCCATGCGCGAGGTCGAGGTGCCGGCCGAGACATCGGCGGTGGTGATGTCGGAACCGCTGCGCAAGGGTGCGCGGGTGGAAAAGGGCCAGGAGCTGTGCGTGCTGGATCCGGGCACGCGGTTCGTGACGCTGGCCGATGCCAAGGCGCAGCTGTCGCTGGCGAAAAGCCGCGTTCCCGAAAGCCAGGCCCGGCAGGCCGAGGCCGAAGCGGCGCTGGAAGAGGCCAGGATCGACCTGAACGCGGCGGACAAGCTGTCGCAGGGCGGATATGCCTCGGATGTGCGGCTGGCGGGGTCGCGGGCGGCCTTGCGGTCGGCCGAAGCGGCGGTCGCGGCGGCGGATGCGGGGCTGGAAAGCGCGCGGACCGGCATCGAATCGGCCGAGGCCCAGGTATCCTTTGCCCAGAAGGACATCGAACGGCTGTCGATCACCGCACCTTTTGCCGGCCACCTTGAATCGGACACAGCCGAGATCGGGTCGTTCCTGGCCGCCGGGGGGATCTGTGCGACGGTGATCCAGCTGAACCCGATGAAGCTGGTGGGGTATGTGCCGGAAACCCAGGTGGGCCGGGTCGAGATGGGGGCCATCGCCACGGCGCAGCTGGCCGACGGGGGCACGGCGCAGGGCCAGGTGACGTTCATCAGCCGCTCGGCCGACCCGGTGACGCGCACCTTCGCGGTCGAGATCCAGGTGGCGAACGACGACCTGGCGATCCGTGACGGGCAGACCGCCGCGATCGCCATCGCGTCGGAAGGCACGCGGGCGCACCGTCTGCCGCAATCGGCGCTGACGCTGAACAACGACGGACGGCTGGGCGTGCGGGTGGTGGATGGCGACAGCGTCGTGCGGTTCCAGCCGGTGAAGGTGCTGCGCGACGATATCGACGGGATCTGGGTGACCGGCCCGGACGACGAAGCCGACGTGATCGTCGTCGGTCAGGATTTCGTGACCGCCGGGCTGAAGGTCGCCGTGACCCACGAGGAGGATCTGCCGTGA
- the ttgE gene encoding Toluene efflux pump membrane transporter TtgE: MTGLVDWAASRARMVIALIVLSLLIGGFAYVSLPKEGEPDIEIPALFVSVPFPGISAEDSENLLVKPMETELADLDGLDKMSATAAEGYAGVALEFEFGWDKTAVMADVRDAMNSASADFPDGAEQYTISEINFSEFPIVIVNLTGPVPERTMARIAKELQDRLESLDSVLEAGIAGNRDEMVEVVIDPLRLESYNVTAAELINVVRNNNQLIATGDYETEQGTFGVKIPSNFKDVNDIYRLPVKTNGDRVVTLGDLAEVNFTFEDRDGTARFNGADTVALQVVKRKGYNLIDTVDQVKATLAEARKDWPPQLQAAVELGTSNDQSRQVSSMVSQLEGSVLTAIALVMIVVLSALGTRAALLVGFAIPTSFLLCFALLALMGVSISNIVMFGLILAVGMLVDGAIVVVEYADKRIKDGTGPMHAYVEAAQRMFWPIVSSTATTLCAFLPMLFWPGVAGEFMGMLPVTLIFVLSASLVVALIYLPVMGGVTGRISRVFGHASDGLRARLPWVVRAGLVPVSLYGLFVAAMQVLNPYYVLPEGAVPPTMGSLLGGLLFLVFAFCASVTLGAARIERAERPPRPGHRRTMLGWVVTAITGNPVMPVVMVVLVFMGVAAVFKAYGENNLGVDFFVATEPEQATAYVRARGNVSLAEADRMVREVEDIVASHPAVINVFSFAGEGGLNQNTGGSEAPADTVGQVQFEIIPWEDRPMISEPLLGGWLDREISDPRFDGDLVVDQLTAALARIPGIQTEILPLTGGPASAKPVHLRLKGDGWGPLTEATEVARAKFDATPGLIQVEDSLPLPGIDWQIDVDVEKAGRFGADVASVGAMVQLVTRGILLDTMRVDSSDEEIDIRVRLPREDRVLSTLDTLKVRTSQGLVPLSNFVTRQPVPKLAEIKRVDQQRYFDVKADVAPGLAKIIAPGAEGIGAGLAVVKDASMLDDPQGPFFTAPNGTRYVMQALTGADSAAAVEEAVAQGARFVPINANERIAVLTDWLNTDPLPAGIDWEWTGDQEEQAESQAFLSSAFGAALGLMFIILLTQFNSFYNSVLVLLAVVLSTTGVLIGMMVMQQPFSIIMTGTGIVALAGIVVNNNIVLIDTYQEYSRYMPRIEAIIYTTESRIRPVLLTTITTMAGLAPMMFGISLDFIGGGYTIDSPTALWWKQLATAVVFGLGVATVLTLVVTPSLLAIRVWFSTYVGWLADLLARLSMGRSSRAARDWALRRAARKAKMPELIWGDERKPRVAGESPLKAAE; the protein is encoded by the coding sequence GTGACCGGACTGGTCGACTGGGCCGCGTCGCGGGCGCGGATGGTCATTGCCCTGATCGTGCTGTCACTGCTGATCGGCGGATTCGCCTATGTCAGCCTGCCGAAGGAAGGCGAGCCGGATATCGAGATCCCGGCGCTGTTCGTGTCGGTCCCCTTCCCCGGCATTTCGGCCGAGGATTCGGAAAACCTGCTGGTCAAGCCGATGGAGACCGAGCTGGCCGACCTGGACGGGCTGGACAAGATGAGCGCCACCGCCGCCGAAGGTTATGCGGGCGTGGCGCTGGAATTCGAATTCGGCTGGGACAAGACGGCGGTGATGGCCGACGTGCGGGACGCGATGAATTCGGCCTCGGCCGATTTCCCGGACGGGGCGGAACAATACACGATATCGGAGATCAACTTTTCCGAATTCCCCATCGTGATCGTGAACCTGACCGGCCCGGTGCCCGAACGCACCATGGCGCGGATCGCCAAGGAATTGCAGGACCGGCTGGAAAGCCTTGATTCCGTCCTGGAAGCCGGGATCGCCGGCAACCGCGACGAGATGGTCGAGGTGGTGATCGACCCGCTGCGGCTGGAATCCTACAACGTGACGGCGGCCGAGCTGATCAACGTGGTGCGCAACAACAACCAGCTGATCGCGACCGGGGATTACGAGACCGAACAGGGCACGTTCGGGGTGAAGATCCCGTCGAATTTCAAGGACGTGAACGACATTTACCGCCTGCCGGTGAAGACCAACGGCGACCGGGTGGTGACGCTGGGCGACCTGGCGGAGGTCAATTTCACCTTCGAGGACCGGGACGGCACGGCGCGGTTCAACGGCGCCGACACGGTCGCGCTGCAGGTGGTCAAGCGCAAGGGCTACAACCTGATCGACACGGTCGACCAGGTAAAGGCGACCCTGGCCGAGGCGCGCAAGGACTGGCCGCCGCAACTGCAGGCGGCGGTGGAGCTGGGCACGTCCAACGACCAGAGCCGGCAGGTGTCGTCGATGGTGAGCCAGCTTGAGGGGTCTGTGCTGACCGCCATCGCGCTGGTGATGATCGTGGTGCTGTCGGCGCTGGGAACACGGGCGGCGCTGCTGGTGGGCTTTGCCATTCCGACGTCGTTCCTGTTGTGCTTTGCGTTGCTGGCGCTGATGGGCGTGTCGATTTCCAATATCGTGATGTTCGGGCTGATCCTGGCGGTGGGGATGCTGGTGGATGGGGCGATTGTCGTCGTGGAATACGCCGACAAGCGGATCAAGGACGGCACCGGGCCGATGCATGCCTATGTGGAAGCGGCGCAGCGGATGTTCTGGCCCATCGTGTCGTCGACCGCGACGACGCTGTGCGCCTTCCTGCCGATGCTGTTCTGGCCGGGCGTGGCGGGTGAATTCATGGGGATGCTGCCCGTGACGCTGATCTTCGTGCTGTCGGCCTCGCTGGTGGTGGCGCTGATCTACCTGCCGGTGATGGGCGGGGTGACGGGGCGGATTTCCCGTGTGTTCGGCCATGCCTCGGACGGTCTGCGGGCGCGGCTGCCCTGGGTGGTGCGCGCGGGTCTGGTGCCGGTGTCGCTGTACGGGCTGTTCGTGGCGGCGATGCAGGTGCTGAACCCCTATTACGTGCTGCCCGAAGGGGCGGTGCCGCCGACGATGGGTTCGCTGTTGGGCGGGCTTTTGTTCCTGGTCTTCGCCTTCTGCGCCTCGGTCACGCTGGGGGCGGCCAGGATCGAACGGGCCGAAAGGCCGCCGCGCCCCGGGCACCGGCGGACGATGCTGGGGTGGGTCGTCACGGCGATCACGGGCAATCCGGTGATGCCCGTCGTCATGGTGGTGCTGGTTTTCATGGGGGTCGCGGCCGTTTTCAAGGCCTATGGCGAAAACAACCTGGGCGTGGATTTCTTCGTGGCGACCGAACCGGAACAGGCCACAGCCTATGTGCGTGCGCGCGGCAACGTCTCGCTGGCCGAAGCGGACAGGATGGTGCGCGAGGTCGAAGATATCGTGGCGTCCCACCCGGCGGTGATCAACGTGTTTTCCTTTGCCGGCGAAGGCGGGCTGAACCAGAACACCGGCGGGTCCGAGGCGCCGGCCGACACCGTGGGCCAGGTACAGTTCGAGATCATCCCGTGGGAAGACCGCCCGATGATTTCCGAACCCCTGCTGGGCGGCTGGCTGGACCGCGAGATTTCCGATCCGCGGTTCGACGGCGACCTGGTGGTGGATCAGCTGACTGCGGCGCTGGCCCGGATCCCCGGCATCCAGACCGAGATCCTGCCGCTGACCGGAGGGCCGGCATCGGCCAAGCCGGTGCACCTGCGGCTGAAGGGCGACGGATGGGGGCCTTTGACCGAGGCGACGGAGGTGGCGCGGGCGAAATTCGACGCCACGCCCGGGCTGATCCAGGTGGAGGACAGCCTGCCCCTGCCCGGCATCGACTGGCAGATCGACGTGGACGTGGAAAAGGCCGGCCGCTTTGGCGCCGACGTGGCCAGCGTGGGTGCGATGGTGCAGCTGGTGACGCGGGGCATCCTGCTGGACACGATGCGGGTCGATTCCAGCGACGAAGAGATCGACATCCGGGTGCGCCTGCCGCGAGAGGACCGGGTGCTGTCGACGCTGGACACGCTGAAGGTGCGCACGAGCCAGGGGTTGGTGCCGCTGTCGAACTTCGTGACCCGCCAGCCGGTGCCGAAGCTGGCCGAAATCAAGCGGGTGGACCAGCAGCGGTATTTCGACGTGAAGGCGGATGTGGCGCCGGGGCTGGCCAAGATCATAGCGCCGGGGGCCGAGGGCATTGGCGCAGGGCTGGCGGTGGTCAAGGATGCGTCGATGCTGGACGATCCGCAGGGGCCGTTTTTCACCGCGCCGAACGGGACGCGGTACGTGATGCAGGCCCTGACCGGGGCCGACAGCGCGGCGGCGGTGGAAGAGGCCGTCGCCCAGGGCGCGCGGTTCGTGCCAATCAATGCCAACGAGCGGATCGCGGTTCTGACCGACTGGCTGAACACCGATCCCCTGCCCGCCGGCATCGACTGGGAATGGACCGGCGACCAGGAGGAACAGGCCGAGAGCCAGGCGTTCCTGTCGTCGGCCTTCGGCGCCGCGCTGGGTCTGATGTTCATCATCCTGCTGACCCAGTTCAACAGCTTCTACAATTCGGTTCTGGTGCTGCTGGCAGTGGTGCTGTCGACCACCGGCGTGCTGATCGGGATGATGGTCATGCAGCAGCCGTTTTCCATCATCATGACGGGCACGGGGATCGTCGCGCTGGCGGGGATCGTGGTGAACAACAACATCGTGCTGATCGACACCTACCAGGAATATTCCCGCTACATGCCCCGCATCGAGGCGATCATCTACACCACCGAAAGCCGGATCCGCCCCGTTCTGCTGACCACGATCACCACGATGGCGGGGCTGGCGCCGATGATGTTCGGGATCTCGCTGGATTTCATCGGGGGCGGCTACACGATCGACAGCCCCACGGCGCTGTGGTGGAAGCAGCTGGCGACGGCGGTGGTGTTCGGCCTGGGCGTGGCGACGGTTCTGACGCTGGTGGTCACGCCATCGCTTCTGGCGATCCGGGTGTGGTTTTCGACCTACGTGGGGTGGCTGGCCGACCTGCTGGCGCGGTTGTCGATGGGCCGGTCCAGCCGGGCGGCGCGGGACTGGGCGCTGCGGCGCGCAGCGCGCAAGGCGAAGATGCCCGAACTGATCTGGGGCGATGAACGCAAGCCGCGCGTGGCCGGGGAATCGCCGCTGAAAGCGGCGGAATAG
- a CDS encoding integral membrane protein, YccS/YhfK family — MTMSRPSPRSQLPTRRIDAVRQLLDPRLLRDSIALGAQPWQRIGAIAGLQAALTVGIALPLVHLSPWSGLIGYASLGALVALFGRFAPARRRNWIVLQAALCQVLAVFCMSLAAWAGAGPLMLLALLGVACGIFFFVSVTCRFGPPGALIFAFAAGAGAVPAATFADVLHRSLATAAVAALALLICALTERFRDASIENRPLPVDPMRPLGHRLIAAVRIAAGCALAAFACHAIGGNHPLWSAMGALAVLQGAQLHLSLNRAIQRMAGSVGGAVVAWVILTQDPSLGVIVIALMLLQFGTELIIGSNYGLGQVLVTPMALLMSDLAMPAAGGAAMVPERVLDTILGATIGLLAAIVLSTLDDREHLARIGAGRGFGQGVDRGRARPDRDRLH; from the coding sequence ATGACCATGTCCCGGCCATCCCCCCGATCCCAGCTGCCGACCCGCCGCATCGACGCGGTGCGCCAGCTTCTGGATCCCCGGCTTTTGCGCGACTCCATCGCGCTTGGCGCCCAGCCGTGGCAGCGCATCGGCGCGATCGCCGGGCTGCAGGCCGCGCTGACCGTGGGCATCGCCCTGCCGCTGGTGCATCTCTCGCCCTGGTCCGGGCTGATCGGCTATGCCTCGCTTGGCGCGCTGGTGGCGCTGTTCGGCCGCTTCGCCCCGGCGCGGCGGCGCAACTGGATCGTGCTGCAGGCCGCGCTCTGCCAGGTGCTGGCGGTGTTCTGCATGTCGCTGGCCGCCTGGGCCGGCGCAGGCCCGCTGATGCTGCTGGCGCTGCTGGGGGTGGCCTGCGGGATCTTCTTCTTTGTCTCCGTCACCTGCCGGTTCGGGCCCCCGGGCGCGTTGATCTTCGCCTTTGCCGCCGGGGCCGGCGCCGTGCCCGCCGCCACCTTCGCCGATGTCCTGCACCGCAGCCTGGCCACCGCCGCCGTGGCGGCGCTGGCCCTGCTGATCTGCGCCCTGACGGAACGGTTCCGCGATGCCTCTATCGAAAACCGCCCCCTGCCGGTGGATCCGATGCGCCCGCTGGGCCACCGCCTGATTGCCGCCGTGCGCATCGCCGCGGGCTGCGCCCTGGCCGCCTTCGCCTGCCATGCGATCGGGGGCAATCACCCGCTGTGGTCCGCCATGGGCGCGCTGGCCGTGCTGCAGGGCGCGCAGTTGCACCTGTCGCTGAACCGGGCGATCCAGCGGATGGCGGGCTCTGTCGGCGGGGCTGTCGTGGCCTGGGTGATCCTCACCCAGGATCCCTCGCTCGGGGTCATCGTGATCGCGCTGATGCTGCTGCAATTCGGAACCGAACTGATCATCGGGTCGAACTACGGGCTGGGCCAGGTCCTGGTGACGCCCATGGCCCTGCTGATGAGCGATCTGGCCATGCCCGCCGCCGGCGGTGCCGCCATGGTGCCCGAACGCGTGCTCGACACGATCCTGGGCGCCACCATCGGCCTTTTGGCAGCCATCGTTCTGTCGACGCTGGACGATCGCGAACATCTGGCGCGGATCGGGGCCGGACGCGGATTTGGGCAGGGCGTGGATCGGGGCAGGGCGCGGCCCGATAGGGACCGCTTGCACTGA